The following are encoded in a window of Primulina eburnea isolate SZY01 chromosome 4, ASM2296580v1, whole genome shotgun sequence genomic DNA:
- the LOC140831005 gene encoding uncharacterized protein isoform X2 gives MKHNYHLQNDVAVSSSEASASVATPAIAPSSSNHALEKPSMSVEDPSREASSVALNTTTAAESVMVERRGNYSALCKWTIVNFQKLKSRALWSKYFEVGGFDCRLLIYPKGDSQALPGYLSIYLQIMDPRNTTSSKWDCFASYRLSIDNLSDSSKSVQRDSWHRFSSKKKSHGWCDFASLNHLLDPKFGFLHSANDSILIIADILILHESFSFSRDNYDLQATNFSNTGGGAMMGDVLSGKFTWKVHNFSLFKDMIKTQKIMSPVFPAGECNLRISVYQSVVNGVEYLSMCLESKDTEKNSMVSDRSCWCLFRMSVLNQKVGGGTNHVHRDSYGRFAADNKSGDNTSLGWNDYTKMEDFLGPESGFLVEDTAVFSTSFHVIKELSSFSKSGTLIGGKNGANTRKSDGFVGKFIWRIENFTRLKDLLKKRKITGLCIKSRRFQIGNRDCRLIVYPRGQSQPPCYLSIFLEVTDSRNVTSDCSCFVSHRLSVVNQKIEEKSVTKESQNRYSKAAKDWGWREFVTLTSLFDQDSGFLVQDTVIFSAEVLILKETSMMQEFTDQENDSGHVPSQLENVGKRGSFTWKVENFLSFKEIMETRKFFSKFFQAGGTELRIGVYESFDTICIYLESDQSVGCDPDKNFWVKYRMAIVNQKYASKTVWKESSICTKTWNNSVLQYMKVSDMLEADAGFLLRDTVVFVCEILDCCPWFEFSDLEVLASDDDQDALTTDPDELVDSDDSECLSGDEEEIFRNLLSTAGFHLSYGDNPSQPQVTLREKLLMDAGAIAGFLTGLRVYLDDPAKVKRLLLPTKISGGNDGKHMTMNDNSSPSLMNLLMGVKVLQQAIIDLLLDIMVECCHPSEGSCSGNFAEASLKSSPVASGAISPLESEGENGVTESTQILINKRLELGTCETINMSAVSSSRINLINKCAKAALGRSKYPPETSPSSSSEVPLLQPNTTWPQQSEELLGLIVNSLRALDGVVPQGCPEPRRRPQSARKIKLVLDKAPKHLQPDLVALVPKLVEQSEHPLAASALLDRLKKPDAEPGLRLPSVATVLERCLALRLNLTSQNIAENIRQPDAVTEGGAIEQLSAPRDDFTLLLGLAETLALSKHPLVKEFVKFLYTMLFKWYADEFYRLRMLKRLIDSVMTSVDDRSEIDLGLEILVILICQEQEIVRPVLSILRESVELANADRAALWHRLCVTEEEILRIREESNAEVACISEEKSVISQRLNESEASNSCLKTEMRAEMDRFARERKEVTEQMHEVQSQLEWVRSERDDEVKKLVTEKKILQDRLYDAETQLSQLKSRKRDDLKRVMKEKNALTERLKSAEAARKRFGEELKRFATENVTREEIRQSLEDEVRRLTQTIGQTKGEKRDKEEQVARCETYIDGLESKLQACEQYIHHLETQVKEEMSRHAPLYGAGLEALSMKELDTISRIHEEGLRQIHAIQQCKGNQASTPLVSPHTHSQTPQVAVGLPPPFIPNGVGIHNNGNLNGEVRPWFNQ, from the exons ATGAAACACAATTACCACCTCCAAAACGACGTAGCCGTCTCATCGTCCGAAGCTTCCGCCTCCGTCGCCACACCGGCGATTGCGCCGTCATCTTCCAATCATGCGTTGGAGAAGCCTTCCATGTCGGTGGAGGATCCTTCGAGAGAGGCCTCATCCGTTGCCTTAAACACCACCACCGCCGCCGAATCGGTGATGGTGGAGCGGCGGGGGAACTATTCCGCCCTCTGCAAGTGGACAATCGTCAATTTCCAGAAACTCAAATCCCGTGCACTCTGGAGTAAGTATTTTGAAGTTGGGGGTTTTGATTGCCGTTTGCTCATTTACCCGAAGGGCGACTCGCAGGCGCTGCCTGGATACCTATCCATCTATTTGCAAATAATGGACCCTAGGAATACCACTTCTTCTAAGTGGGATTGTTTTGCGAGCTATCGTCTTTCCATTGACAATTTATCAGACTCATCAAAATCCGTGCAACGTGACAGCTGGCACAGGTTTTCTTCGAAGAAGAAATCTCACGGGTGGTGCGATTTTGCTTCTCTCAATCATCTCTTAGATCCCAAGTTTGGATTCTTGCATTCGGCCAACGATTCCATACTCATCATCGCTGATATATTGATACTTCACGAGTCCTTTTCATTCTCACGAGATAATTATGATTTGCAGGCAACTAATTTCTCCAATACAGGCGGGGGAGCGATGATGGGGGATGTTTTGAGCGGAAAGTTTACATGGAAAGTGCATAATTTTAGTCTATTCAAGGATATGATCAAGACACAGAAAATAATGAGCCCTGTTTTTCCTGCAGGGGAGTGTAATTTGCGAATCAGTGTTTATCAGAGTGTGGTAAATGGGGTGGAGTATTTGTCTATGTGTTTGGAAAGCAAGGATACAGAGAAGAACTCGATGGTTTCAGATAGGAGTTGCTGGTGTTTGTTTAGGATGTCAGTGTTGAATCAGAAAGTGGGCGGTGGAACCAACCATGTTCATCGGGATAGTTACGGTCGGTTTGCAGCCGATAATAAGAGTGGGGATAACACGAGTTTGGGGTGGAATGATTATACGAAGATGGAAGATTTCTTGGGGCCTGAATCAGGGTTCTTGGTGGAAGACACAGCAGTCTTTAGTACCTCATTCCACGTTATTAAGGAGTTAAGTAGTTTCTCTAAGAGTGGGACATTGATTGGTGGGAAAAATGGCGCTAATACTAGGAAATCAGATGGGTTTGTAGGAAAATTTATATGGAGGATTGAGAATTTTACCAGATTGAAGGACCTTTTAAAAAAGAGGAAGATTACTGGTCTTTGTATTAAAAGTAGGAGGTTTCAGATTGGGAATAGGGACTGTCGGCTGATTGTATACCCCAGAG GACAGTCACAGCCTCCGTGCTACCTTTCAATTTTTCTTGAAGTTACAGATTCACGGAATGTTACCAGTGATTGCAGCTGTTTTGTGAGCCATCGATTGTCAGTTGTGAACCAAAAAATAGAAGAGAAGTCTGTTACAAAGGAATCTCAGAATCGCTATTCAAAGGCTGCTAAGGACTGGGGCTGGCGCGAGTTTGTGACACTCACTAGTCTCTTTGATCAAGATTCTGGATTTCTTGTCCAGGATACTGTTATCTTTTCAGCTGAGGTTCTTATATTGAAAGAAACATCTATGATGCAGGAATTCACAGATCAAGAAAACGACTCAGGACATGTCCCTTCTCAGTTAGAGAATGTTGGGAAAAGAGGGTCATTCACATGGAAGGTGGAGAACTTCTTGTCCTTCAAGGAAATAATGGaaacaagaaaattttttagCAAATTCTTTCAAGCTGGTGGAACTGAGCTTCGTATTG GAGTTTATGAGTCCTTCGACACCATTTGCATATATTTGGAGAGTGACCAATCCGTAGGTTGTGACCCTGACAAAAACTTTTGGGTCAAATACAGAATGGCTATTGTGAACCAGAAATATGCATCCAAAACAGTTTGGAAGGAGTCATCCATATGTACGAAGACTTGGAACAATTCCGTTCTTCAATATATGAAGGTATCTGACATGTTAGAAGCTGATGCTGGTTTTCTGCTGCGTGACACTGTTGTGTTTGTTTGTGAGATATTGGACTGCTGCCCGTGGTTCGAATTTTCAGATTTGGAG GTTTTAGCTTCTGATGATGATCAAGACGCCCTAACAACTGACCCTGACGAACTGGTTGATTCTGATGATAGCGAATGTTTGAGTGGGGATGAAgaagaaattttcagaaatcttCTGTCCACGGCGGGGTTTCACCTTTCTTATGGAGATAATCCCTCCCAACCTCAGGTCACTTTGAGAGAGAAACTTCTCATGGATGCTGGAGCAATAGCTGGTTTCCTGACCGGACTTCGGGTGTATCTTGATGACCCGGCTAAAGTAAAGAGATTGCTTCTTCCTACGAAGATATCTGGTGGTAATGATGGGAAACACATGACTATGAATGACAATTCTTCCCCTAGTTTGATGAATTTGTTGATGGGAGTCAAAGTTTTGCAGCAAGCGATTATTGATTTACTTTTAGATATAATGGTAGAGTGTTGCCACCCTTCAGAGGGAAGTTGTAGTGGCAATTTCGCAGAAGCTAGTTTGAAATCTTCCCCAGTTGCCAGTGGAGCAATCAGTCCACTGGAATCCGAAGGAGAGAATGGAGTAACAGAATCCACTCAGATTTTGATCAACAAGAGATTAGAATTGGGGACTTGTGAAACTATAAACATGTCTGCTGTATCAAGCTCTAGGATTAATCTGATTAATAAATGTGCAAAAGCTGCCCTTGGACGGTCAAAATACCCACCAGAGACATCCCCATCTAGTTCATCTGAAGTTCCCCTTCTTCAGCCCAAT ACCACATGGCCGCAGCAGTCGGAGGAGCTTCTGGGGTTGATTGTAAATTCCTTGAGAGCACTTGATGGAGTTGTCCCACAAGGTTGTCCAGAACCAAGAAGAAGGCCACAGTCTGCTCGAAAGATCAAACTTGTGTTGGATAAAGCTCCTAAGCATCTGCAGCCAGATCTAGTTGCTTTAGTTCCAAAATTGGTTGAGCAGTCAGAACATCCACTTGCTGCTTCTGCACTTTTAGATAGGCTCAAGAAACCTGATGCGGAACCTGGATTACGCCTGCCG TCTGTTGCTACTGTTTTGGAAAGATGCCTTGCACTACGATTGAATTTGACTTCACAAAATATTGCTGAAAATATTCGGCAGCCTGATGCAGTCACAGAGGGGGGAGCCATTGAACAACTGAGTGCCCCGCGGGACGATTTCACATTGCTTCTTGGTCTTGCAGAGACATTGGCACTTTCTAAGCACCCTCTGGTGAAAGAATTTGTAAAATTTCTGTATACGATGTTATTCAAATGGTATGCAGATGAGTTTTACAGATTAAGGATGCTAAAGAGGCTTATCGATAGTGTTATGACTTCTGTAGATGATAGATCTGAAATAGATTTAGGTTTGGAGATTTTGGTGATCTTAATTTGTCAGGAGCAGGAAATAGTAAGACCTGTTCTGAGTATATTGCGGGAGTCTGTTGAACTTGCAAATGCTGATCGAGCTGCTCTTTGGCATCGGTTATGTGTAACTGAAGAAGAAATTCTTCGTATTCGTGAAGAAAGTAATGCTGAAGTTGCCTGTATATCTGAAGAAAAATCTGTTATATCTCAAAGGCTTAATGAATCTGAGGCTTCTAATAGCTGTCTTAAG ACTGAAATGAGGGCTGAGATGGATCGCTTTGCTCGGGAGAGAAAAGAAGTGACAGAACAGATGCATGAAGTTCAGAGTCAACTTGAGTGGGTTCGCTCAGAAAGGGATGATGAAGTAAAGAAGCTTGTGACTGAAAAGAAAATTCTTCAGGACCGTCTCTATGATGCAGAAACGCAACTATCTCAACTGAAATCTCGAAAACGTGATGACTTAAAG AGGGTCATGAAAGAAAAGAATGCTCTAACTGAGAGGTTAAAGAGTGCTGAAGCAGCACGAAAAAGATTCGGTGAAGAGTTGAAAAGATTTGCCACGGAAAATGTGACTCGAGAAGAGATTCGCCAGTCACTTGAGGATGAAGTTCGTAGGCTAACACAAACAATCGGGCAAACGAAAGGGGAGAAGCGTGATAAAGAGGAACAGGTTGCTCGATGTGAAACATATATTGATGGGTTGGAATCCAAATTGCAGGCTTGCGAG CAATACATCCATCATCTTGAGACTCAAGTTAAGGAAGAAATGTCCCGGCATGCTCCTCTATATGGTGCTGGATTAGAAGCTTTATCAATGAAAGAGCTTGATACAATATCACGCATTCATGAAGAAGGGCTGAGGCAGATTCATGCCATTCAACAGTGCAAAGGAAATCAAGCCAGCACTCCACTTGTAAGTCCGCACACCCAT
- the LOC140831005 gene encoding uncharacterized protein isoform X1, producing MKHNYHLQNDVAVSSSEASASVATPAIAPSSSNHALEKPSMSVEDPSREASSVALNTTTAAESVMVERRGNYSALCKWTIVNFQKLKSRALWSKYFEVGGFDCRLLIYPKGDSQALPGYLSIYLQIMDPRNTTSSKWDCFASYRLSIDNLSDSSKSVQRDSWHRFSSKKKSHGWCDFASLNHLLDPKFGFLHSANDSILIIADILILHESFSFSRDNYDLQATNFSNTGGGAMMGDVLSGKFTWKVHNFSLFKDMIKTQKIMSPVFPAGECNLRISVYQSVVNGVEYLSMCLESKDTEKNSMVSDRSCWCLFRMSVLNQKVGGGTNHVHRDSYGRFAADNKSGDNTSLGWNDYTKMEDFLGPESGFLVEDTAVFSTSFHVIKELSSFSKSGTLIGGKNGANTRKSDGFVGKFIWRIENFTRLKDLLKKRKITGLCIKSRRFQIGNRDCRLIVYPRGQSQPPCYLSIFLEVTDSRNVTSDCSCFVSHRLSVVNQKIEEKSVTKESQNRYSKAAKDWGWREFVTLTSLFDQDSGFLVQDTVIFSAEVLILKETSMMQEFTDQENDSGHVPSQLENVGKRGSFTWKVENFLSFKEIMETRKFFSKFFQAGGTELRIGVYESFDTICIYLESDQSVGCDPDKNFWVKYRMAIVNQKYASKTVWKESSICTKTWNNSVLQYMKVSDMLEADAGFLLRDTVVFVCEILDCCPWFEFSDLEVLASDDDQDALTTDPDELVDSDDSECLSGDEEEIFRNLLSTAGFHLSYGDNPSQPQVTLREKLLMDAGAIAGFLTGLRVYLDDPAKVKRLLLPTKISGGNDGKHMTMNDNSSPSLMNLLMGVKVLQQAIIDLLLDIMVECCHPSEGSCSGNFAEASLKSSPVASGAISPLESEGENGVTESTQILINKRLELGTCETINMSAVSSSRINLINKCAKAALGRSKYPPETSPSSSSEVPLLQPNTTWPQQSEELLGLIVNSLRALDGVVPQGCPEPRRRPQSARKIKLVLDKAPKHLQPDLVALVPKLVEQSEHPLAASALLDRLKKPDAEPGLRLPVFEALSQLECSSEVWERALFQSLDLLPDCNDEPLAVTVDFIFKAALHCQHVPEAVKSVRTRLKTLGTEVSTCVLDYLSRTVNSCADISESILRDIDCDDDFDHNYLPSEPLIFGGSGPNPAKQTSGEHVFRGSCHFSDIYLLIEMLSIPCLAIEAASTFERAVARGAFVSKSVATVLERCLALRLNLTSQNIAENIRQPDAVTEGGAIEQLSAPRDDFTLLLGLAETLALSKHPLVKEFVKFLYTMLFKWYADEFYRLRMLKRLIDSVMTSVDDRSEIDLGLEILVILICQEQEIVRPVLSILRESVELANADRAALWHRLCVTEEEILRIREESNAEVACISEEKSVISQRLNESEASNSCLKTEMRAEMDRFARERKEVTEQMHEVQSQLEWVRSERDDEVKKLVTEKKILQDRLYDAETQLSQLKSRKRDDLKRVMKEKNALTERLKSAEAARKRFGEELKRFATENVTREEIRQSLEDEVRRLTQTIGQTKGEKRDKEEQVARCETYIDGLESKLQACEQYIHHLETQVKEEMSRHAPLYGAGLEALSMKELDTISRIHEEGLRQIHAIQQCKGNQASTPLVSPHTHSQTPQVAVGLPPPFIPNGVGIHNNGNLNGEVRPWFNQ from the exons ATGAAACACAATTACCACCTCCAAAACGACGTAGCCGTCTCATCGTCCGAAGCTTCCGCCTCCGTCGCCACACCGGCGATTGCGCCGTCATCTTCCAATCATGCGTTGGAGAAGCCTTCCATGTCGGTGGAGGATCCTTCGAGAGAGGCCTCATCCGTTGCCTTAAACACCACCACCGCCGCCGAATCGGTGATGGTGGAGCGGCGGGGGAACTATTCCGCCCTCTGCAAGTGGACAATCGTCAATTTCCAGAAACTCAAATCCCGTGCACTCTGGAGTAAGTATTTTGAAGTTGGGGGTTTTGATTGCCGTTTGCTCATTTACCCGAAGGGCGACTCGCAGGCGCTGCCTGGATACCTATCCATCTATTTGCAAATAATGGACCCTAGGAATACCACTTCTTCTAAGTGGGATTGTTTTGCGAGCTATCGTCTTTCCATTGACAATTTATCAGACTCATCAAAATCCGTGCAACGTGACAGCTGGCACAGGTTTTCTTCGAAGAAGAAATCTCACGGGTGGTGCGATTTTGCTTCTCTCAATCATCTCTTAGATCCCAAGTTTGGATTCTTGCATTCGGCCAACGATTCCATACTCATCATCGCTGATATATTGATACTTCACGAGTCCTTTTCATTCTCACGAGATAATTATGATTTGCAGGCAACTAATTTCTCCAATACAGGCGGGGGAGCGATGATGGGGGATGTTTTGAGCGGAAAGTTTACATGGAAAGTGCATAATTTTAGTCTATTCAAGGATATGATCAAGACACAGAAAATAATGAGCCCTGTTTTTCCTGCAGGGGAGTGTAATTTGCGAATCAGTGTTTATCAGAGTGTGGTAAATGGGGTGGAGTATTTGTCTATGTGTTTGGAAAGCAAGGATACAGAGAAGAACTCGATGGTTTCAGATAGGAGTTGCTGGTGTTTGTTTAGGATGTCAGTGTTGAATCAGAAAGTGGGCGGTGGAACCAACCATGTTCATCGGGATAGTTACGGTCGGTTTGCAGCCGATAATAAGAGTGGGGATAACACGAGTTTGGGGTGGAATGATTATACGAAGATGGAAGATTTCTTGGGGCCTGAATCAGGGTTCTTGGTGGAAGACACAGCAGTCTTTAGTACCTCATTCCACGTTATTAAGGAGTTAAGTAGTTTCTCTAAGAGTGGGACATTGATTGGTGGGAAAAATGGCGCTAATACTAGGAAATCAGATGGGTTTGTAGGAAAATTTATATGGAGGATTGAGAATTTTACCAGATTGAAGGACCTTTTAAAAAAGAGGAAGATTACTGGTCTTTGTATTAAAAGTAGGAGGTTTCAGATTGGGAATAGGGACTGTCGGCTGATTGTATACCCCAGAG GACAGTCACAGCCTCCGTGCTACCTTTCAATTTTTCTTGAAGTTACAGATTCACGGAATGTTACCAGTGATTGCAGCTGTTTTGTGAGCCATCGATTGTCAGTTGTGAACCAAAAAATAGAAGAGAAGTCTGTTACAAAGGAATCTCAGAATCGCTATTCAAAGGCTGCTAAGGACTGGGGCTGGCGCGAGTTTGTGACACTCACTAGTCTCTTTGATCAAGATTCTGGATTTCTTGTCCAGGATACTGTTATCTTTTCAGCTGAGGTTCTTATATTGAAAGAAACATCTATGATGCAGGAATTCACAGATCAAGAAAACGACTCAGGACATGTCCCTTCTCAGTTAGAGAATGTTGGGAAAAGAGGGTCATTCACATGGAAGGTGGAGAACTTCTTGTCCTTCAAGGAAATAATGGaaacaagaaaattttttagCAAATTCTTTCAAGCTGGTGGAACTGAGCTTCGTATTG GAGTTTATGAGTCCTTCGACACCATTTGCATATATTTGGAGAGTGACCAATCCGTAGGTTGTGACCCTGACAAAAACTTTTGGGTCAAATACAGAATGGCTATTGTGAACCAGAAATATGCATCCAAAACAGTTTGGAAGGAGTCATCCATATGTACGAAGACTTGGAACAATTCCGTTCTTCAATATATGAAGGTATCTGACATGTTAGAAGCTGATGCTGGTTTTCTGCTGCGTGACACTGTTGTGTTTGTTTGTGAGATATTGGACTGCTGCCCGTGGTTCGAATTTTCAGATTTGGAG GTTTTAGCTTCTGATGATGATCAAGACGCCCTAACAACTGACCCTGACGAACTGGTTGATTCTGATGATAGCGAATGTTTGAGTGGGGATGAAgaagaaattttcagaaatcttCTGTCCACGGCGGGGTTTCACCTTTCTTATGGAGATAATCCCTCCCAACCTCAGGTCACTTTGAGAGAGAAACTTCTCATGGATGCTGGAGCAATAGCTGGTTTCCTGACCGGACTTCGGGTGTATCTTGATGACCCGGCTAAAGTAAAGAGATTGCTTCTTCCTACGAAGATATCTGGTGGTAATGATGGGAAACACATGACTATGAATGACAATTCTTCCCCTAGTTTGATGAATTTGTTGATGGGAGTCAAAGTTTTGCAGCAAGCGATTATTGATTTACTTTTAGATATAATGGTAGAGTGTTGCCACCCTTCAGAGGGAAGTTGTAGTGGCAATTTCGCAGAAGCTAGTTTGAAATCTTCCCCAGTTGCCAGTGGAGCAATCAGTCCACTGGAATCCGAAGGAGAGAATGGAGTAACAGAATCCACTCAGATTTTGATCAACAAGAGATTAGAATTGGGGACTTGTGAAACTATAAACATGTCTGCTGTATCAAGCTCTAGGATTAATCTGATTAATAAATGTGCAAAAGCTGCCCTTGGACGGTCAAAATACCCACCAGAGACATCCCCATCTAGTTCATCTGAAGTTCCCCTTCTTCAGCCCAAT ACCACATGGCCGCAGCAGTCGGAGGAGCTTCTGGGGTTGATTGTAAATTCCTTGAGAGCACTTGATGGAGTTGTCCCACAAGGTTGTCCAGAACCAAGAAGAAGGCCACAGTCTGCTCGAAAGATCAAACTTGTGTTGGATAAAGCTCCTAAGCATCTGCAGCCAGATCTAGTTGCTTTAGTTCCAAAATTGGTTGAGCAGTCAGAACATCCACTTGCTGCTTCTGCACTTTTAGATAGGCTCAAGAAACCTGATGCGGAACCTGGATTACGCCTGCCG GTTTTTGAGGCACTTAGTCAGTTGGAGTGTAGCAGTGAAGTATGGGAACGTGCTCTTTTTCAGTCACTGGATCTTTTACCTGATTGTAACGATGAACCTCTTGCAGTAACAGTGGACTTCATATTTAAAGCTGCATTGCATTGTCAACATGTGCCTGAAGCA GTCAAGTCTGTACGAACCAGACTAAAGACATTGGGCACTGAAGTTTCGACCTGCGTCTTAGATTATTTAAGTCGAACTGTAAATAGCTGTGCAGATATTTCTGAATCAATCCTTCGAGATATTGATTGTGATGATGACTTTGATCATAATTATTTGCCCAGTGAACCTCTCATATTTGGGGGAAGTGGACCTAATCCTGCAAAACAAACTTCTGGGGAGCATGTTTTCCGTGGTAGCTGTCATTTTTCTGATATTTACCTTCTAATTGAGATGTTATCCATTCCTTGCCTTGCAATTGAAGCTGCCAGCACTTTTGAGAGAGCTGTAGCTCGTGGGGCCTTTGTTTCAAAGTCTGTTGCTACTGTTTTGGAAAGATGCCTTGCACTACGATTGAATTTGACTTCACAAAATATTGCTGAAAATATTCGGCAGCCTGATGCAGTCACAGAGGGGGGAGCCATTGAACAACTGAGTGCCCCGCGGGACGATTTCACATTGCTTCTTGGTCTTGCAGAGACATTGGCACTTTCTAAGCACCCTCTGGTGAAAGAATTTGTAAAATTTCTGTATACGATGTTATTCAAATGGTATGCAGATGAGTTTTACAGATTAAGGATGCTAAAGAGGCTTATCGATAGTGTTATGACTTCTGTAGATGATAGATCTGAAATAGATTTAGGTTTGGAGATTTTGGTGATCTTAATTTGTCAGGAGCAGGAAATAGTAAGACCTGTTCTGAGTATATTGCGGGAGTCTGTTGAACTTGCAAATGCTGATCGAGCTGCTCTTTGGCATCGGTTATGTGTAACTGAAGAAGAAATTCTTCGTATTCGTGAAGAAAGTAATGCTGAAGTTGCCTGTATATCTGAAGAAAAATCTGTTATATCTCAAAGGCTTAATGAATCTGAGGCTTCTAATAGCTGTCTTAAG ACTGAAATGAGGGCTGAGATGGATCGCTTTGCTCGGGAGAGAAAAGAAGTGACAGAACAGATGCATGAAGTTCAGAGTCAACTTGAGTGGGTTCGCTCAGAAAGGGATGATGAAGTAAAGAAGCTTGTGACTGAAAAGAAAATTCTTCAGGACCGTCTCTATGATGCAGAAACGCAACTATCTCAACTGAAATCTCGAAAACGTGATGACTTAAAG AGGGTCATGAAAGAAAAGAATGCTCTAACTGAGAGGTTAAAGAGTGCTGAAGCAGCACGAAAAAGATTCGGTGAAGAGTTGAAAAGATTTGCCACGGAAAATGTGACTCGAGAAGAGATTCGCCAGTCACTTGAGGATGAAGTTCGTAGGCTAACACAAACAATCGGGCAAACGAAAGGGGAGAAGCGTGATAAAGAGGAACAGGTTGCTCGATGTGAAACATATATTGATGGGTTGGAATCCAAATTGCAGGCTTGCGAG CAATACATCCATCATCTTGAGACTCAAGTTAAGGAAGAAATGTCCCGGCATGCTCCTCTATATGGTGCTGGATTAGAAGCTTTATCAATGAAAGAGCTTGATACAATATCACGCATTCATGAAGAAGGGCTGAGGCAGATTCATGCCATTCAACAGTGCAAAGGAAATCAAGCCAGCACTCCACTTGTAAGTCCGCACACCCAT